The following is a genomic window from Bacillus sp. FJAT-52991.
ACCCGGATGGAAAAACGAGAGCCTCCAATCAACAGCATAAGCGCCATCCAGATCACCACATACAGCCGAAGATTTACTTGTTGAGTCGTGATAAAATGAATAGGGATCATGCTAATGACAGATAAAGTAATCGTTTGAAACAGAACCATTAACTCTCCAATACTAGCAAATGACCACGCCTTCTTATATAAATGATTTCTTGAGGCAAACAGTTGATAACTGCACACCAACCCAGCAACGATTGCCAAAACCGCTAAACTATCAAACTCAAGCTGGCCCTCAACCACCAACTGTCCAAACGCGACCGCCGCAAAAACCAACAACACATCTATGGACACCAACACAGTCACTCGTCTTTGATAAACCACACATACTCCCCTCCTTTTATTTCCAAGCACCTGTCACTCCCCGAACAAAAAAGCGGGAGGCGTTTTAATATGACATCATAAAGCTTATAAGAAATGATCAATAGCTATTTCAATATTCAAAAAACAAAAAATCGGCCTCTTTTGTTCAATATAAGAAACATAATGTTCTCTATAAAGAATATTATAAAGAACACCTCCCCTGTTTGTAAACACATTCTTTTTTTGTTTTTACGAGGTGTCCGCCTTGTCAAAACGTGAAAAAGCTGCGAGATCATAGGTAGATCTCGCAGCTTTTCGTTTGTTTCGAGCATAGGTTAGGATTCGTCCGTTCGTTGATCAATATCGCTTCGTTCTTGTCTTGTTTCATCTCACTTATTGTTGCTGCTCACACCAAGCGATTAAACACTTCTCGAATATCGCATTATCTTCTTTTCGACGCTTTTTCGGCCCCTTTAACCGACCACCTGCTTGGCGAATTTTCTTTGCCGTGTGCCGGCTATGTAGCAATTGATCAATATTTTCCGCTGTATAGCTTCGTCCGTTTTGATCGATTGCCGCACCTTTTTTCGCGAGTACCATCGCAGCTAAACCGTAGTCTTGCGTCACCACAAGGTCCCCTTTTTCTACCCGGTTGACGAGCACAAAATCTACTGCATCTGCCCCTTTTGATACCGTAATCGTTTCTGCTCCTTCACGTGTCATATTATGTGCAGTGTCACAAAAAATCAGCACAGGAAAATCAAACTGCTTGGCCACCTTGCATGTCTCATTAACCACTGGGCACCCATCCGCATCAATTAATATTTTCACCAACAACACCCTCTTTTTTATTTCTTACGAGATTTTTTCACTTGAAAGTTGAAATGCTTTAGCAAAATCATCATACTTTAATAAAAAAACTGTTATAATTCATTATAGTGAAAATGTGAAAAGGAATGATAAAAGTGACTGATTATCGTCAATTTTACGATAAACTACAAACTGTGGTGAATAAAAAGCATGTTCACCTTGATGAATATTTAAAAAATCATACGTACACAAGACTAGGTGGCAAGGCAGATTTATTCGTGACGCCATCGACGTATGAAGAGGTACAACAAGTCGTCAAATTCGCTAACGAGAATGACATCCCATTGACGCTGCTCGGCAATGGCTCGAACTTAATTGTAAGAGATGGCGGCATTCGCGGCATCGTCATTAATTTGGAGTTTTTAAACAAAATTTATGTTTCAGAGGATAATATGCTTGTGGCTCAAAGTGGAGCAGCGATTATTGAGGCCTCTAGAGAAGCGTTGAAGGCGAAGTTAACTGGACTTGAATTCGCTTGCGGCATTCCCGGTTCAGTCGGTGGTGCGTTATTTATGAATGCCGGAGCATACGGCGGCGAGATTAAAGATGTATTGGATTATGCGATCGTCATTAGCCGCGAAGGCGAACTGTTAAAGCTTGCAGCGGCCGATCTTGATTTGTCCTACCGGACAAGTAACATCCCAACGAATAGATATATCGTGCTTGAGGCTGGATTTAAGTTGAAGGCCGGAAACTACGACGAGATCAAAGCCGTTATGGATGACTTAACGAACCGAAGAGAGACGATGCAGCCGCTTGAATACCCATCTTGTGGTAGCGTCTTTAAACGCCCACCTGGATACTATGCAGGGAAGCTGATCCAAGATAGTGGCCTACAAGGAACGAGAATTGGCGGTGCCGAAGTCTCAACAAAGCATGCTGGCTTCATTGTCAACATCGACAACGCCACAGCCAATGACTATATCACGCTGATCAAGCACGTCCAAAAGACCGTGAAGGAAAAATTCAACGTAGACTTAGAACGCGAAGTAAAAATTATCGGAGAAAATGAATAACATTTCAGAAGGGATGCCTCCTGTTTCAACGGGAGGCTCCCTTTTTAGCAAGAAGAAATTATTTCGACAAAATTCGAGGAGTGACAGGCACCCCCTGTATGCTACACTAGAAATAAAGTGAAACTTCAATCAGTGGGGGTTTTCTTCATCCCCCACTGATTGTTAGTTGAACCGATCGGGCGTTTATGGGCTGTTGATCCCCCACCTACATACCTGCGCTTCTTCTGCAGGTGGGGGTCTTACAGCCCGTTAATGCGGGACAAATGCATTCATTATGTAAAGGGGTGTAGGTGAATGAAGAAGAAAATGACTTTTATGGTGCCAATTATGATCGTTGTAGCGATCCTAGCAATGTGGATGTTAGAGAAGGATTATCCGATGATTGATTTACAAACGCGCCTTTTAATTACCGCTGGTGCCGCCAGTTTATCAGGTCTCATCTCCTTATTTTTACTAGGCAACAATGAGGAAAAAATTGACCCTCCGCCAACTAAAAAGAAATAGCATCGACAAAAACCGAGGGGTGACAGGCACCCCCCGGTTTTTCTATTTTGGTATGGTTTTCAAATTAGCCAGTATGTTATAAGTGAAGAGGAGAATGCCGAGTACGGTTAGTGTGGATCCTAGTGCTACCCAAGGTGTGAAGGCTTCATTTTTTGTGGTGAGCAGAAAGGTTAAGGCGATCATCATAATAGGAAGACCGATGTTGTGCAACCAATAGTGGACTTTGGCGATCTTTCCAAATGTAAGTGACGGAAATAGATAATAAATAACACCCGCAAACATGAACGCCGCCCAACCTAGTAAAAGCAAGTGAACATGAACTCCCTTTAACGTATACGTGTGCTGAATGGACATATAATAGCCAAGCAAAACCCCCAAAGCAAAATACACAACAGAAATCTTGATGAATTTAACAGCCATGTTGATCCCTTCTTTCTAAAAAATAATAAAACTCCCTCCCTGCTTTCAATATATGAACAAAATGAAACGATAGACCAAAAAACCCTGCGACATATTCCATCCGCAGAGCTTTCGACAAAACTCGAGTGGTGCCAGGCACCTAAGCTATATATTCATCTGTACCGATGTCTTCGGCTGTTTTTTTGCTGTAGTATTTACCTTTTGTCGCGACCGCTAGCACCACGGTTAGAATGAAGGCAAGTATGGCAGCGAAGAAGGCAGCGATGTTTTGCAGGAAGATACCCATATATCCGAAAGCCGCGATCGACCCGACAATGCTGGCGATAATAAGAGAACCAACGCCCACCGGATTCCAAGCGTATAAATACTCTTGCCGATGTTCAAAGTATCTTGGTCCAATTTTCAACATCCTCTTCACCACTATGGCATCTGACAAAAGAACCGCTGCCCACGATAAAAGAAACACGCCTTGGAAAGTGAGCAAACTTCCAATATGATTTAACACCCCACCTAACATTAAAACGATGGCCATAATCGATGTAAAGACGACCCAAAAGTTCCGACTCGGCTTAAAATTGAAGACATTTTCAAAAAAATTCGCTAACGATAACGAACTGCTGTACAAGTTCGTTATATTAATTCGCAATTGCGTTAAAATGGTAAATAGCGCACCGCCAATCCCAAGAATTTGTACGAAATAAATACCTGGATTCTCTTCCCCCATTTGCACACCAAACCAAACGCCAATGCTCCCCATCACTAAGAAACAAACAAGCTGCGGCAAAAAACCAACCGCCAACACCCCAATGGTAAACTCCTCTTTTTTAATAAATCTCGCATAATCAGAAACGAGTAGTGCCATGATGCCAACAAGTCCATTCATAATTCCGATACAAGCAAGCAACGAAGCTCCGCCCACTCCTCCTCCTTCTGGAAGAAATGCCCATATACTTCCTTCAAAAGTGGAATGTTTCGAAACGAGGAAAAAACCCGCACCAAGCAGTACAACAAACAGCGGCAATGACCATTTCTGTAGCTTATCCAATTGTTTAATGCCAAACCAGTTAAGCGGAATCACGATCAAGCCGAAGAACACCATCAACCCCCAAATCGGGATGAAAGACACGTACTCATGAACGGCCGCTGCCATAATCGACCCTTCAATCGCACAATACATAATAAAATTAGTGGCATATATTAATGAAGTAATTGATGCACCAAAATAGCCAAAGCCCCCACCCCTAGCCATTAAATTAACGTTCAAGCCAGACTTTGCTGCATAATAACAAATACCTATTCCTAATACTCCAGCCACAATCGTTGCATACACTTCAGCAATTAATGCATTGACTGCCCCAAATTGAATCGCCATTAAACTGCCCATTTGAATGAAAAGCATCGCTGTCGCTACCCCTAAAGTGACATTAGTAATGCTTAACCACCCCATCGACCGCCCCTCAACCGGTACTTTCTCTAAAGCAAAATCATCCTTCTTCTCCTCATGAGGCTTTAAAATTTCAACCATATGAGTACGCCCCCTTTGTTTTTTTGACCTCTGACTGCCCCCCCAACTTTCCCCCTTGTTCAGCTAACTTCTAAAGAACCTGTGATCGTTGACGAATATATACAAGCAAACGCCGTGCCAAAATACTGAATATTCAAAAAAATAAAGCGTATACTCCTCTCAACTAACCTTTCAAAAACAAATACCTCTCCTTCTCCCAACTGAAACGACGCAAAACTACAAGTCCAATTGCAAA
Proteins encoded in this region:
- a CDS encoding purine-cytosine permease family protein encodes the protein MVEILKPHEEKKDDFALEKVPVEGRSMGWLSITNVTLGVATAMLFIQMGSLMAIQFGAVNALIAEVYATIVAGVLGIGICYYAAKSGLNVNLMARGGGFGYFGASITSLIYATNFIMYCAIEGSIMAAAVHEYVSFIPIWGLMVFFGLIVIPLNWFGIKQLDKLQKWSLPLFVVLLGAGFFLVSKHSTFEGSIWAFLPEGGGVGGASLLACIGIMNGLVGIMALLVSDYARFIKKEEFTIGVLAVGFLPQLVCFLVMGSIGVWFGVQMGEENPGIYFVQILGIGGALFTILTQLRINITNLYSSSLSLANFFENVFNFKPSRNFWVVFTSIMAIVLMLGGVLNHIGSLLTFQGVFLLSWAAVLLSDAIVVKRMLKIGPRYFEHRQEYLYAWNPVGVGSLIIASIVGSIAAFGYMGIFLQNIAAFFAAILAFILTVVLAVATKGKYYSKKTAEDIGTDEYIA
- a CDS encoding histidine kinase, which translates into the protein MKKKMTFMVPIMIVVAILAMWMLEKDYPMIDLQTRLLITAGAASLSGLISLFLLGNNEEKIDPPPTKKK
- the murB gene encoding UDP-N-acetylmuramate dehydrogenase, translating into MTDYRQFYDKLQTVVNKKHVHLDEYLKNHTYTRLGGKADLFVTPSTYEEVQQVVKFANENDIPLTLLGNGSNLIVRDGGIRGIVINLEFLNKIYVSEDNMLVAQSGAAIIEASREALKAKLTGLEFACGIPGSVGGALFMNAGAYGGEIKDVLDYAIVISREGELLKLAAADLDLSYRTSNIPTNRYIVLEAGFKLKAGNYDEIKAVMDDLTNRRETMQPLEYPSCGSVFKRPPGYYAGKLIQDSGLQGTRIGGAEVSTKHAGFIVNIDNATANDYITLIKHVQKTVKEKFNVDLEREVKIIGENE
- a CDS encoding YaiI/YqxD family protein, which encodes MVKILIDADGCPVVNETCKVAKQFDFPVLIFCDTAHNMTREGAETITVSKGADAVDFVLVNRVEKGDLVVTQDYGLAAMVLAKKGAAIDQNGRSYTAENIDQLLHSRHTAKKIRQAGGRLKGPKKRRKEDNAIFEKCLIAWCEQQQ
- a CDS encoding cytochrome-c oxidase codes for the protein MAVKFIKISVVYFALGVLLGYYMSIQHTYTLKGVHVHLLLLGWAAFMFAGVIYYLFPSLTFGKIAKVHYWLHNIGLPIMMIALTFLLTTKNEAFTPWVALGSTLTVLGILLFTYNILANLKTIPK